From the genome of Geminicoccaceae bacterium:
CCAGGAAAGAACAGGCGTTTCGTTGCGGTTCTCGAAGGCTACCAACATGGCGGGATCTTCTTTAGGGATGGGTTTGAGGAGATCGGGCAGGGTCACTCTGGGACGCTGCTTCAGGGGAGAATGATATCATAAGAAAATTATCCTATCAACTTTTCTGAACTGATGTTCTCCAAGGAGGCACATAATGCTGACCCATGAGCAGGTTTGGCGTGGCATCGACCGATTGGCTCTGCGCCATGAACTGACCCCTTCCGGCCTTGCCAAGAGAGCCGGTCTCGATCCAACCACATTCAACAAGAGCAAGCGGATAACCAAGGAAGGCAAGCTCCGTTGGCCAAGCACCGAGAGCATTGCGAAGATCCTTGATGCGACGCATTCCACCATGCAGGAATTTGTCCGCCTGATTGATGGCAATGGCGGGTCGACCGAGGTCGTTGCCACGGGCGAGAAGATGAATTTCCGGCGTCTGTCGGACCTTGAGGAGGATGGTCTTACGGATGCGTCGGGTTTTCCCGTCGGTTCCGATTGGGAGGAGATTGAATTTCCTCTCATTGAGGATCGGAATGCCTACATCGTCGAGATCGACCGCGACATTGCTTTGCCGACGCATCGTTCGGGTGACGTCATGGTCGTGTCACCTTCAAGTGGTATTCGACGTGGCGACCGGATCCTGCTGCGCATGCGCGATGGCGAACTCATCATAGGCTCGCTCGTTCGCCGGACGACACAGAAGGTGACAATGGTTCCTGTCAACCATGTCAATGAGGAAATCGTGATCGAGACTCGCCGGGTCTCGTGGCTCGCGCGTATCATCTGGTTAAGCCAGTAAAAAAAGGGCCATCGATTTCTCGATGGCCCAGTCAACAGGGAGGCATCACAACGTCAGGGAGGACAGCAGAGCTGCGAGGGAGCCACCATTTGGGCACGCCATCGCGTCTCTGCTGATGAGAAAGCTATCAAAAAGTTGCTAACGAAGAGTTAAGGTCGCTTCCCGAACAACGAATTTTCCCGGAATTATGCTGGAAAGCGAAAAGGCCCCGTATCCGATACGGGGCCTTTTGCAGTCGGAGGAGGTGGGAACCGGCCGACTGGTGTCGGCCGGTCCGTATATCCTGTCACTCTTCTCCGGCGAAGCGGATTTCCACGCGCCGGTTCTGCGGCTCGCGGACATTGTCGCCGGTGACAACGCGTGGCTGGGTCTCGCCGAACCATTCGACATCGATCATGTCGCTGCTTACGCCACGGCTCTCCAGCACCTTGGCAACCGCGAGAGCGCGGCGCTCCGACAGGCCGTTATTGTAGCTGGCCGGGCCGGACGTATCGGTATGGCCGGCCAGGATGACACGGACAATGTCGCCCTTCGACAGGTCGGACATGATGTCTTCGATAATCTTCTGTCCGACAGGGGTAATCTCCGACTTGTCCCATGCGAAGAAGATCACATAGGTGTTGTCGATATCGCTGGCGAGCGCCTCGTCGATCTGTGCCATGGCCGATTCGAATTCGGCCTTGCACTGCGCGATACCGTCGAGGTCGTTCTCTTCCTGATTTTCGAGCCAGCAGTCGAAAGCGACCTGTGCGCGCGCGGATGCAAGAGGTGCCTTGCGCCGGGCCTCATCGCCGAACGACGCCATCATGCGGGCTCGGGCCGCCGTCAGCTCATCGACATGCTCATTCGAAAGCTTGCGCAGGGATACCATGTCAGGCTGGACATTCATGCCACGCGCGGACTGGACGGCCTTGCGGGCAAAGTGGCCGGAATCCGACCAGTCCATCGACCCGTCTTCCTCATCATACAACTTGAGGTAGCCTTCCCGCAGGCCCTGGGAGAAGGCCGAGCCCTGCGGGGCCATGTTGCGAACCGCAGGCAGATCCCACTTGTAGAGATCATGGTCGTCCATCAGCGCGGGATTCACGCCGGCGCAGCTCGCCAGCATGCCGCACAGTGCTCCGGTCATCAACAGTCTTGCGCGTTTCCGCATTGCGAACTTCCTTCGATCTCCAACGTGGCATGCCATTGACGACCAGTCGCCTCGAGCGAGTTATGCAAATCGTCGGGAACGGTCCTCAAAACGCAGCGGATATCAGGCGAAATCTTCCTGCGAATCAAGGGATTTCTCCAAAGGAGGGGGTTAATTACCGTCACCTGTGCCACAACTTCAACGTTAATTTGAGCCTAAACAGGTGAATGCTCGCCGATCGATTTTTCGGCTATGATTCGTGATATTCCATGAACAAGTGACGGATGCGCTGGAGTCCCTGTTCGATCTCCTGCAGCAACTCGGCATTCGCTTCCGAGTATTCTGCCTTTTTTGCAAACTCTTGCATCTGTGCCATGCCGAGATTGGCGCTCGCACCCTTGAGGGCATGTGCGGGACCCGACCAGTCGCCGCGCCTTTCGAGGATGGTCGCCATTTCGGAAATGTATTTTTGTGCAGTCGTAAGGTACAGGTCAGCCAGTTCGAGTTCGAGGTCGCGATCGCCGCCGGTCACCTCGTCGAACCTCTTGCGATCCAGAATTTCGCGCTGAGTCATGAGCTGTCCACATGTGCTGTTCAATTCACTCGTTCGTTGAACCTATCCAGCAAGTCGGAATTTCATCAAGTTAATAAACCGTGAGTTGTTTCAATTCTTCGCCTTCGTTGTATGTGCGGCCATGGCGATGCGGGCCGCCAGGCGGGCGTTGGCCACGACCAGTGCCTTGTTGAGTGCCACGGACCGGCCTTTCGTCCCTTCGGCGATGCAGGCGAGGAGGTAGGGGGTGATGGCCGGCCCCTCGATCCGCTGACGTGCGGCTTCCGCCAGCGCCGTGTCGAGCAGCGCCTCGAATTCCCGCGTGTGCATGGCGAGATCGGCCGGTGGCGGATTGGCGATGACGATCGACCCCGGCCAGCCGATGGCGGCATGGGCGGTAATCATGTCGCGGACATCATCCACCGATGTCAGGCCAGGCACGCTGATGGCCGTTCTCGCCACGTAGAAACCCGGCAGATGATCGGTTTTAAACCCGTACAGGGCGACGCCATGACTCTCCAGCGCTTCGACGGTGCGTGGCAGGTCGAGTATGGCCTTTGCTCCGCTGCAGACCGTGACGGTCGCCGAACGGGCCAGCTCGCCGATGTCGGCTGATATGTCCATGCTCGACTCGCCGCCGCGGTGAACCCCTCCCAGGCCACCGGTTGCCATGAAACGGATGCCTGCGCGATGGGCTATGTAGATGGTGGCGGCTACCGTCGTCGCGCCCGGGCGTCGCCGGGCAAGGACCAATGCGAGATCGCGGGTCGAGCACTTCATCACATCCGCATCGCCAGCGAGGCGCTCGATGTCGTCGCGAGAGAGACCGACCTTGATCCTGCCATCGAGGATGCCGATTGTCGCCGGTACCGCTCCCTCGTCCCGCACCGCCTGTTCGATCTCGAACGCCGCAGCAAGGTTGTCGGGGCGGGGAAGGCCATGGCAGATGAGAGTCGTTTCCAGAGCCACGACTTCCTGCCCGCTGCCGATGGCTTCCTCTATCTCCGGCGAGAGCTCGATCATTCAGTCTCCGTAGGTCGGCTGAAGGTGTCGTTTTGCGTATAAACCGCTATGCTAGGCTCGACCGTGTGACGAGTCATCAAGGGAACAACATGCGAAAGACTCTCGATCCTCATGCCGCCCTCATCTACACGATGGTTCTTGTATCCGTCGCCGAAGGACAGATCAGCGATGTCGAACTGGAGACGATGGGACGTCTCGTTCAGACATTGCCCGTGTTTGAAACATTCGACAAATCCCGTATTGTCGCTATTGGCGATGAATGCCGGGAGCTTCTCGGCGATGTCGATGGAATCGACCTCGCCATCGAGAGGATCGCCGGGGCGCTGACGACCGGACTGTGCGAAACGGCCTATGTTCTCGCGTGCGACATTGTCGCCGCCGACGGAAAGGCTGCGCAGGATGAACTGCGACTGCTCGAGTTGTTGCGCAATGGTCTCGGTATCGACCGTCTGGCGGCTGCGGCCATCGAGCGTGCCGCCCAGGCCCGGCATCGCGTGAGCTGAGATCCCGTGACTGTCAGCACCCGGCAATTCCCGGTTGTCGAACTTCTTGCCAACGAGACCGCAGCAGCGGTGGACAGGGCGGCCATCGAGGGCGGCATCCCGGGTATCGAGTTGATGGAAAATGCAGGACGCGGTATCGTTCGAGCCGTTCTGCGCCGGTATGCACCGCGCCGTTGCGTCGTGCTCTGCGGTCCCGGCAACAACGGGGGCGATGGTTATGTCGTCGCGCGCAGGCTCGCTGCCGCCGGTGTGCGGGTCATGACCGCTTCGACCGGAAGTCGCGACGCCCTTGTCGGCGATGCCGCGATCGCATCATCGCGCTGGACCGGTCGGCATGAACCGGTGGCCGGTCTTGTGCCTCAAGCAGATGACATCGTTATCGATGCGGTATTCGGTTCGGGATTGACGCGGGATTTCGATGGTGACGCTGCCGCGATGTTGCGGCAGGCACAATCCATCGGTGCCAGGATCATCGCCGTCGATGTTCCATCCGGTGTCAACGGGACGACAGGTGCCGTGCAGGGATGGGCGCCGACGGCGGAAATGACCGTCACCTTCAACAGGTTCAAGCTCGGTCATGTCCTACAGCCAGGGAGGTCCCATTGTGGCGATGTCCTGTGCGTTGATATCGGCATTCCCGACGGATGCCAGCCCGCCGGCCCGGATGTTCCCCGATTGAATACCCCGGGGCTCTGGCTCGATCATATGCCACCTGCCGATCCCGCTCACAGCAAATATGACCGTGGCCACCTGGCCATGCTGGGAGGCGGCGCGCTCATGACAGGAGCGACCATCATGGCCGCGCGCTCGGGTGAGGCCGCAGGTGCCGGTCTGGTGACGGTGATGTGTGATGCCGTTGCGGCGCCGGTCTACGCATCGCATTTCGTTTCGCCGATGACCCGACTGGTGGAGAGGGCAGACGAACTCGCGTCGTTCGTCCACGACAGGCGCGTGCGGGCCATCGTGGCTGGCCCGGGGATGGGGCTCGGGGCGGATCGTTCGGACATGCTTGAAGCGGCCCTCCGTTCGCAGCGGCCCTGCGTACTCGATGCCGATGCCATCACCCTTGTTGCCGGGGACACCACGCGTTTCCTGCCGCTCGTGCATGGACACTGCGTGCTGACACCGCACGAAGGCGAGTTCGGTCGCCTGCACCACGAACCGGGACCCAAACTCGTCCGTGCTGGACAGCTTGCCGTGAGGCTGGGTTGTGTCGTCCTCCTCAAGGGCTCCGACACGATCGTGGCCTCGCCCTGTGGCCGCGCGGTCGTCAATGCCTGCGGACCCGTCACCCTTGCCCGCGCGGGCTCGGGTGACATCCTGGCAGGTATCGTCGGAGGATTGCTCGCTCGCGGCATGCCGCCATATGAGGCGGCACTGGCTGCATGCTGGATTCATGCCATGGCCGCCTTGCGCCTCGGCTCCCTGTCCTCGCCCGAGCAGTTGACCGATCCCATTGCGGCGATCATGCGCGATCTGCAGTCTTTCGCCCGTACAGAGCAGGCATGTTCGGTCTGATGTCACCGGCTGGCAACTTCCCCCTGTCGGGCGCTCTCATCGGTCTGGACATTTCCCGTCTGCGCATGGGTGTGGCGGCATGCGATTCCGGCTGGAAACTTGTCACGCCACTGGTCACCATTTGTCGGCGATCATGGCGTGACGATATCGACATTCTAGGACGCATCTGCCATGAGCGCGAGGTGAGCGGCCTGGTCATCGGCTATCCGCTCAATCTCGACGGCAGTTCCGGACCGGCGGCCCAGTCGCGCCGCGACACTGCGCGTCGATTGGGAGAAAGTCTTCACCTGCCATTTCATCTTCAGGACGAGAGCCTCACCAGTGAGGCTGTGAAGGATGCACAGCGGGAGGGACGCCTGCCGCCGGCCCGGCGCAATGAACCCGACGATCATTTCGCTGCCGCGATTATCCTTGAGGACGCTCTTGCACATTTCCGCAGCCGATCCGCTTCGAAGCGTGCCGACTGAGCGCAACCGGGGTGGTCGGATGGCTTGTTGCTTTCGCTCGACGATGACAAACTGTCCCGTGAGGACTACCCAGTGATCGCAATCTGGTCGAGAGGCTGCCAAGGAAAGGGTTTGCGTTGCGAAAGTTGAAAGTCGGTATCGGTGGCCTCGGAGCGGTAGGTTACACCGTGGCAAGGGCTCTTGACCGGTCCATTCCCGGGTTGGTCCTGGCTGCCGTGAGCGCGCGCGATACCGGGCGGGCACAGCAGCGGATCGCCACGCTGGAGCGGCAGGTTCCGGTCGTGTCGCTCGCCGAACTGGCACCGATGGCCGATGTGGTGGTGGAGTGCCTGCCAGCCTCCGAATTCCGCAACATCGCCGTGCCGGCGGTTTCGCTTGGCCGGATCTTCATGCCGCTCAGTATCGGTCAGCTGCTGGTCCATGACGACGTCCTCGAGATTGCACGGTCGGCGGGCGGGCGGGTGATCGCACCGACCGGCGCGTTGCTGGGGCTGGATGCCGTTCGCGCCGCTGCCGAAGGCGAGATTGTTTCCGTGCGGATGGTGACGCGCAAGCCGCCGGCCGGTCTTCAGGGGGCTCCCTATCTGGAGCAGAACGGTATCGACGTGCTGAAGGTCGCCGAGCCGACGAAGATCTTCGAAGGCAGTGCACGGGAAGGGGCCAAGGGCTTTCCCGCGAACGTCAATGTCGCCGCAGCGCTCAGCCTTGCCGGAGTCGGGCCGGATCGTACCGGACTGGAAATATGGGCCGATCCGACAGTGGACCGCAATGTCCACAGCATCACAGTCGAGGCGGATAGCGCGCGGTTCGAGATGAAGATCGAGAACGTCCCCAGCAAGGAGAATC
Proteins encoded in this window:
- a CDS encoding helix-turn-helix transcriptional regulator — encoded protein: MLTHEQVWRGIDRLALRHELTPSGLAKRAGLDPTTFNKSKRITKEGKLRWPSTESIAKILDATHSTMQEFVRLIDGNGGSTEVVATGEKMNFRRLSDLEEDGLTDASGFPVGSDWEEIEFPLIEDRNAYIVEIDRDIALPTHRSGDVMVVSPSSGIRRGDRILLRMRDGELIIGSLVRRTTQKVTMVPVNHVNEEIVIETRRVSWLARIIWLSQ
- a CDS encoding OmpA family protein, translating into MRKRARLLMTGALCGMLASCAGVNPALMDDHDLYKWDLPAVRNMAPQGSAFSQGLREGYLKLYDEEDGSMDWSDSGHFARKAVQSARGMNVQPDMVSLRKLSNEHVDELTAARARMMASFGDEARRKAPLASARAQVAFDCWLENQEENDLDGIAQCKAEFESAMAQIDEALASDIDNTYVIFFAWDKSEITPVGQKIIEDIMSDLSKGDIVRVILAGHTDTSGPASYNNGLSERRALAVAKVLESRGVSSDMIDVEWFGETQPRVVTGDNVREPQNRRVEIRFAGEE
- a CDS encoding Hpt domain-containing protein — encoded protein: MTQREILDRKRFDEVTGGDRDLELELADLYLTTAQKYISEMATILERRGDWSGPAHALKGASANLGMAQMQEFAKKAEYSEANAELLQEIEQGLQRIRHLFMEYHES
- a CDS encoding pseudouridine-5'-phosphate glycosidase codes for the protein MIELSPEIEEAIGSGQEVVALETTLICHGLPRPDNLAAAFEIEQAVRDEGAVPATIGILDGRIKVGLSRDDIERLAGDADVMKCSTRDLALVLARRRPGATTVAATIYIAHRAGIRFMATGGLGGVHRGGESSMDISADIGELARSATVTVCSGAKAILDLPRTVEALESHGVALYGFKTDHLPGFYVARTAISVPGLTSVDDVRDMITAHAAIGWPGSIVIANPPPADLAMHTREFEALLDTALAEAARQRIEGPAITPYLLACIAEGTKGRSVALNKALVVANARLAARIAMAAHTTKAKN
- a CDS encoding tellurite resistance TerB family protein → MRKTLDPHAALIYTMVLVSVAEGQISDVELETMGRLVQTLPVFETFDKSRIVAIGDECRELLGDVDGIDLAIERIAGALTTGLCETAYVLACDIVAADGKAAQDELRLLELLRNGLGIDRLAAAAIERAAQARHRVS
- a CDS encoding NAD(P)H-hydrate dehydratase; this encodes MTVSTRQFPVVELLANETAAAVDRAAIEGGIPGIELMENAGRGIVRAVLRRYAPRRCVVLCGPGNNGGDGYVVARRLAAAGVRVMTASTGSRDALVGDAAIASSRWTGRHEPVAGLVPQADDIVIDAVFGSGLTRDFDGDAAAMLRQAQSIGARIIAVDVPSGVNGTTGAVQGWAPTAEMTVTFNRFKLGHVLQPGRSHCGDVLCVDIGIPDGCQPAGPDVPRLNTPGLWLDHMPPADPAHSKYDRGHLAMLGGGALMTGATIMAARSGEAAGAGLVTVMCDAVAAPVYASHFVSPMTRLVERADELASFVHDRRVRAIVAGPGMGLGADRSDMLEAALRSQRPCVLDADAITLVAGDTTRFLPLVHGHCVLTPHEGEFGRLHHEPGPKLVRAGQLAVRLGCVVLLKGSDTIVASPCGRAVVNACGPVTLARAGSGDILAGIVGGLLARGMPPYEAALAACWIHAMAALRLGSLSSPEQLTDPIAAIMRDLQSFARTEQACSV
- the ruvX gene encoding Holliday junction resolvase RuvX, translating into MSPAGNFPLSGALIGLDISRLRMGVAACDSGWKLVTPLVTICRRSWRDDIDILGRICHEREVSGLVIGYPLNLDGSSGPAAQSRRDTARRLGESLHLPFHLQDESLTSEAVKDAQREGRLPPARRNEPDDHFAAAIILEDALAHFRSRSASKRAD
- a CDS encoding aspartate dehydrogenase encodes the protein MKVGIGGLGAVGYTVARALDRSIPGLVLAAVSARDTGRAQQRIATLERQVPVVSLAELAPMADVVVECLPASEFRNIAVPAVSLGRIFMPLSIGQLLVHDDVLEIARSAGGRVIAPTGALLGLDAVRAAAEGEIVSVRMVTRKPPAGLQGAPYLEQNGIDVLKVAEPTKIFEGSAREGAKGFPANVNVAAALSLAGVGPDRTGLEIWADPTVDRNVHSITVEADSARFEMKIENVPSKENPRTGKITALSTIAALRGLVSTLRAGS